Proteins co-encoded in one Pyxidicoccus xibeiensis genomic window:
- a CDS encoding hybrid sensor histidine kinase/response regulator, with translation MRHLASPDVGLFDDLSREVAFACDSGGTLTWVDARAHALLSATPGQTLRSLAAKGAEEKVDKLLVQARDERVEGWELILCRDNSPTTFAFRARPHEGGVLMVGSLVPEDYGNALNQVSASLSEVSTLHRETERQQRELKRRAEELTRLNRELEESNRGVRVLHTALDEKAESLQLASEIKSRVVANVSHEFRTPLHSILGLSKVLLNPINGTLSGEQEKQVQFIRNSAEALFELVNDLLDLSKMEAGKTTLRHSRFVVRDVLSALRGMMKPLLPPDSPVELRLVEPEEALELETDESRLSQILRNLVSNAVKFTESGHVTVAVTPGPRDTVIFTVQDTGIGIAPENHERIFEEFSQVDSPLQRKVKGTGLGLPLARKLTELLGGTLTVQSSLGHGATFTVTLPRVHTEVAEMTGLTTRSQQLDPTRAPVLVLEDDRQTLFLYEKYLARSGFQVLPVRSTEEARRVLERVRPAAMVLDVMLEGETSWNFLADMKNGESTRDIPVLVVTVTDREQKARALGADEFWLKPVDEVRLQKKLQAMARSGPVERLLLIDDDDVHRYLLKQLLKDLPYVLLEASGGKQGVQIAREQAPHLIFLDFVLPDITAFDVLDELKADPRTREIPVILHTSHELKEDERTRLARETAAILAKHTLSREVAITRIRDALAKAGLGSHSLLEGSRRG, from the coding sequence CGGCCAGACGCTGCGCAGCCTGGCGGCGAAGGGCGCCGAGGAGAAGGTGGACAAGCTGCTGGTCCAGGCCCGCGACGAGCGGGTGGAGGGCTGGGAGCTCATCCTCTGCAGGGACAACTCACCCACCACCTTCGCCTTCCGCGCGCGGCCCCATGAGGGCGGCGTGCTGATGGTGGGCAGCCTGGTGCCGGAGGACTACGGCAACGCCCTCAACCAGGTGAGCGCCTCGCTCAGCGAGGTGTCCACCCTCCACCGCGAGACGGAGCGCCAGCAGCGCGAGCTCAAGCGCCGCGCGGAGGAGCTGACGCGCCTCAACCGCGAGCTGGAGGAGTCCAACCGCGGCGTGCGCGTCCTCCACACCGCCCTCGACGAGAAGGCGGAGAGCCTCCAGCTCGCCTCCGAAATCAAGAGCCGCGTGGTGGCCAACGTCAGCCACGAGTTCCGCACCCCGCTGCACTCCATCCTCGGGCTGTCCAAGGTGCTGCTCAACCCCATCAACGGCACGCTCAGCGGCGAGCAGGAGAAGCAGGTCCAGTTCATCCGCAACTCCGCGGAAGCCCTCTTCGAGCTGGTGAATGATTTGCTGGACCTCTCCAAGATGGAGGCCGGCAAGACGACGCTGCGCCACAGCCGCTTCGTGGTGCGCGACGTGCTGAGCGCGCTGCGCGGCATGATGAAGCCGCTGCTGCCGCCGGACTCGCCGGTGGAGCTGCGGCTGGTGGAGCCCGAAGAGGCGCTGGAGCTGGAGACGGACGAGTCCCGGCTGAGCCAAATCTTGCGCAACCTGGTGTCCAACGCGGTGAAGTTCACCGAGTCCGGCCACGTCACCGTGGCCGTCACCCCGGGCCCGCGCGACACCGTCATCTTCACCGTGCAGGACACGGGCATCGGCATCGCCCCGGAGAACCACGAGCGCATCTTCGAGGAGTTCTCCCAGGTGGACAGCCCGCTGCAGCGCAAGGTGAAGGGCACCGGCCTGGGCCTGCCGCTGGCGCGCAAGCTGACGGAGCTCCTGGGCGGCACCCTCACCGTGCAGAGCAGCCTGGGCCATGGGGCCACCTTCACCGTCACCCTCCCCCGCGTCCACACGGAGGTGGCGGAGATGACGGGGCTGACGACGCGCAGTCAGCAGCTGGACCCCACCCGCGCCCCGGTGCTGGTGCTGGAGGACGACCGGCAGACGCTCTTCCTCTACGAGAAGTACCTGGCGCGCTCCGGCTTCCAGGTGCTGCCGGTGCGCAGCACGGAGGAGGCCCGGCGCGTGCTGGAGCGCGTGCGCCCCGCCGCCATGGTGCTGGACGTCATGCTGGAGGGGGAGACGAGCTGGAACTTCCTCGCGGACATGAAGAACGGCGAGTCCACGCGGGACATCCCCGTGCTCGTCGTCACCGTGACGGACCGCGAGCAGAAGGCGCGCGCGCTGGGCGCCGACGAGTTCTGGCTCAAGCCGGTGGATGAAGTCCGCCTGCAGAAGAAGCTCCAGGCCATGGCGCGCAGCGGGCCGGTGGAGCGGCTGCTCCTCATCGACGACGACGACGTGCACCGCTACCTGCTCAAGCAGCTGCTCAAGGATTTGCCCTACGTGCTGCTGGAGGCCTCCGGCGGCAAGCAGGGCGTCCAGATTGCGCGCGAGCAGGCCCCGCACCTCATCTTCCTGGACTTCGTCCTCCCGGACATCACCGCCTTCGACGTGCTGGACGAGCTGAAGGCGGACCCTCGCACGCGGGAAATCCCCGTCATCCTCCACACCTCGCACGAGCTGAAGGAGGACGAGCGCACGCGCCTGGCCCGGGAGACGGCCGCCATCCTCGCCAAGCACACGCTGAGCCGCGAGGTGGCGATTACGCGCATCCGCGATGCCCTGGCCAAGGCAGGCCTGGGTTCCCACTCCCTGCTGGAGGGTAGCCGCCGTGGTTGA
- a CDS encoding response regulator: MVEPRLATVLNVNDDDANRYLVNRILEMAGYKVLEAATGMGALLMAEQHRPDVIILDVKLPDISGYEVCERLRANPGTASMAVLHTSATFVTSDKKVRGLDGGADAYLTQPFEAAELIATVKSLLRLRHAEQAARLRADELVEMDRRKDEFLAMLAHELRNPLAAIMTAIGILERKPTDDAKEARMRGIIHRQTNHLARLVDDLLDVSRITRDKVELRTGRLDLLAVLQQVLQVSRQQAESRGLGMEISLPHGPLWVNADGTRLEQVFTNLLDNATKYTDSGHISLRVEKEGVDGSARVVVRVKDTGIGIPADVLPYIFELFAQADTSLERSRGGLGIGLTLVRKLVRMHGGEVLAHSEGPGRGSEFVVRLPLLSDLAESANSKKLVDARRGRRILLVEDNSDARQAMRDLLELWGHQVAVAPDGLQGVALALTQAPELALVDIGLPGMDGYRVAQELRSRVGTSIRLVAITGYGGPEGQDRALKAGFDLHLVKPVKPDELDRVLSNL, translated from the coding sequence GTGGTTGAGCCCCGACTGGCCACCGTCCTCAACGTCAACGACGACGACGCCAACCGCTACCTCGTCAACCGCATCCTGGAGATGGCGGGCTACAAGGTCCTGGAGGCCGCCACCGGCATGGGGGCGCTGCTGATGGCGGAGCAGCACCGCCCGGACGTCATCATCCTGGACGTGAAGCTGCCGGACATCAGCGGCTACGAGGTCTGCGAGCGGCTGCGCGCCAACCCCGGCACCGCGTCCATGGCGGTGCTGCACACGTCCGCGACGTTCGTCACGTCGGACAAGAAGGTGCGCGGCCTGGATGGCGGCGCGGACGCGTACCTCACCCAGCCCTTCGAGGCCGCGGAGCTCATCGCCACGGTGAAGTCGCTCTTGCGCCTGCGCCACGCGGAGCAGGCCGCCCGCCTGCGCGCGGACGAGCTGGTGGAGATGGACCGGCGCAAGGACGAGTTCCTCGCCATGCTCGCGCACGAGCTGCGCAACCCGCTGGCCGCCATCATGACGGCCATTGGCATCCTGGAGCGCAAGCCCACGGACGACGCCAAGGAAGCGCGGATGCGCGGCATCATCCACCGGCAGACGAACCACCTGGCGCGGCTGGTGGACGACCTGCTCGACGTGAGCCGGATTACCCGCGACAAGGTGGAGCTGCGCACCGGCCGGCTGGACCTGCTCGCCGTGCTCCAGCAGGTGCTCCAGGTCAGCCGCCAGCAGGCCGAGTCCCGCGGGCTGGGCATGGAGATATCCCTGCCCCACGGCCCGCTGTGGGTGAACGCGGACGGCACCCGGCTGGAGCAGGTCTTCACCAACCTGCTCGACAACGCGACGAAGTACACCGACAGCGGCCACATCTCCCTGCGGGTGGAGAAGGAGGGCGTGGACGGCTCGGCGCGGGTGGTGGTGCGGGTGAAGGACACCGGCATCGGCATCCCCGCGGACGTGCTGCCCTACATCTTCGAGCTGTTCGCCCAGGCGGACACCTCGCTGGAGCGCTCTCGCGGAGGGCTGGGCATCGGCCTGACGCTGGTGCGCAAGCTGGTGCGGATGCACGGCGGCGAGGTGCTCGCCCACAGCGAGGGCCCGGGCCGGGGCAGCGAGTTCGTGGTGCGGCTGCCGCTGCTGTCGGACCTGGCCGAGTCGGCGAACAGCAAGAAGCTCGTGGACGCGCGACGCGGGCGGCGCATCCTCCTGGTGGAGGACAACTCGGACGCGCGCCAGGCCATGAGGGACTTGCTGGAGCTGTGGGGCCACCAGGTGGCGGTGGCGCCGGACGGGCTGCAGGGCGTGGCGCTGGCGCTCACGCAGGCGCCGGAGCTGGCGCTGGTGGACATCGGCCTGCCGGGGATGGACGGCTACCGGGTGGCGCAGGAGCTGCGCTCACGGGTGGGCACGAGCATCCGGCTGGTGGCGATTACGGGCTACGGCGGCCCGGAGGGGCAGGACCGGGCGCTGAAGGCGGGCTTCGACCTGCACCTGGTCAAGCCCGTGAAGCCGGACGAGCTGGACCGCGTCCTGTCGAACCTGTGA
- a CDS encoding helix-turn-helix transcriptional regulator, with product MDKKLATTIGAAARAARTRLELTQADVAERIDVATEVYGRLERGGMLPSVQTLLKLCHELHVSADELLGLASHGAAASRAAEPPPSPQERPEVRRLLRTVRQLDPSKVKLLGLVANALGRR from the coding sequence ATGGACAAGAAACTCGCAACCACCATCGGAGCAGCGGCGCGCGCCGCCCGGACCCGCCTGGAGCTCACGCAGGCCGACGTCGCTGAACGCATTGATGTGGCCACCGAGGTCTACGGCCGTCTGGAGCGCGGCGGCATGCTGCCCAGCGTGCAGACGCTGCTGAAGCTGTGCCACGAGCTGCACGTCTCCGCGGATGAGCTGCTGGGCCTGGCCTCGCACGGCGCCGCCGCCTCGCGCGCCGCGGAGCCGCCGCCCTCGCCCCAGGAGCGGCCGGAAGTCCGGCGCCTGCTGCGCACCGTGCGCCAGCTGGACCCCTCCAAGGTGAAGCTGCTCGGCCTCGTGGCCAACGCGCTGGGACGGCGCTGA
- a CDS encoding methyl-accepting chemotaxis protein produces the protein MSLGKRSLLVKLCVAMGVVALPLLIVILGYVLPQLREQLREDRVRGLRQAVETAYGVLEAYEAQERAGTLTRQQAQTQASALLERLRYSGVEYFWVNDLDTRLIMHPHLPAMLGKDLKGYRDVRGRPVFVDIVTLARAKGEGSVAYEATRPGSPDPIPKESYVKLFKPWGWVLGTGVYVEDIDKEVAAVRRRILLAVGGALMLAVLAGAYVSRRVVKPVRALADAANRVTRGDLAVRVQVESTDEVGRLTEAFNTMVAGLREVVGALVEAAGATAADAERIRTSAETLSLTTREQSESLQRTAEAVQGMSARVSQGAEAARTAAATAADNGAVAREGGTAVGHASRKMVEIVEVVERSAQTVARLQASGRVTGEMLRLIQQVADETQMLAVNTAIEAARAGQHGKGFSVVAGEVRKLATRTRDAAGQVQSLLGQSEADTAAAADLMRQGTAKVREGMGLSSAAGDALERLVAGVREIGAHVERMAEENTRQSASGESLAGRIQALSVRSTESVAGVQQIARSVDDLRARASRLKELAARFTAQQPGDTPRS, from the coding sequence ATGTCGCTTGGAAAGCGCAGCCTGCTGGTGAAGCTCTGTGTGGCGATGGGCGTCGTGGCGCTGCCGTTGCTCATCGTCATCCTCGGCTACGTGCTGCCGCAGCTCCGCGAGCAGCTGCGCGAAGACCGGGTGCGCGGGCTGCGTCAGGCGGTGGAGACGGCCTACGGGGTGCTGGAGGCGTACGAGGCACAGGAGCGGGCCGGGACGCTGACGCGGCAGCAGGCACAGACGCAGGCGTCCGCGCTGCTGGAGCGGCTGCGCTACTCGGGCGTGGAGTACTTCTGGGTCAACGACCTGGACACGCGGCTCATCATGCACCCGCACCTGCCGGCGATGCTGGGCAAGGACCTGAAGGGCTACCGGGACGTGCGCGGCCGGCCGGTGTTCGTGGACATCGTCACGCTGGCGCGCGCGAAGGGCGAGGGCTCGGTGGCCTACGAGGCCACGCGGCCGGGCTCTCCGGACCCCATTCCGAAGGAGAGCTACGTGAAGCTCTTCAAGCCGTGGGGCTGGGTGCTGGGGACGGGCGTGTACGTGGAGGACATCGACAAGGAGGTGGCGGCGGTGCGCCGGCGCATCCTCCTGGCGGTGGGCGGCGCGCTGATGCTGGCGGTGCTGGCGGGCGCATACGTGTCGCGGCGGGTGGTGAAGCCCGTGAGGGCGCTGGCGGACGCGGCGAACCGGGTGACGCGCGGAGACCTGGCCGTGAGGGTGCAGGTGGAGTCCACGGACGAGGTGGGCCGGCTGACGGAGGCCTTCAACACCATGGTGGCGGGGCTGCGCGAGGTGGTGGGGGCGCTGGTGGAGGCGGCGGGCGCGACGGCGGCGGACGCCGAGCGCATCCGCACGTCGGCGGAGACGCTGTCGCTCACCACGCGTGAGCAGTCGGAGTCGCTGCAGCGCACGGCGGAGGCGGTGCAGGGGATGAGCGCGCGGGTGTCGCAGGGAGCGGAGGCGGCGCGCACGGCGGCGGCGACGGCGGCGGACAACGGCGCGGTGGCGCGCGAGGGTGGGACGGCGGTGGGCCACGCTTCGCGGAAGATGGTGGAAATCGTGGAGGTGGTGGAGCGCTCGGCGCAGACGGTGGCGCGGCTGCAGGCGTCGGGGCGCGTGACGGGGGAGATGCTGCGGCTCATCCAGCAGGTGGCGGACGAGACGCAGATGCTGGCGGTGAACACGGCGATTGAAGCAGCGCGCGCGGGCCAGCACGGCAAGGGCTTCTCGGTGGTGGCGGGCGAGGTGCGCAAGCTGGCGACCCGCACGCGCGACGCGGCCGGGCAGGTGCAGTCGCTGCTGGGCCAGAGCGAGGCGGACACGGCGGCGGCGGCGGACCTGATGCGGCAGGGCACGGCGAAGGTGCGCGAGGGCATGGGCCTGTCCTCGGCCGCGGGTGACGCGCTGGAGCGCCTGGTGGCCGGAGTGCGGGAGATTGGCGCGCACGTGGAGCGGATGGCGGAGGAGAACACGCGCCAGTCCGCCTCGGGCGAGAGCCTCGCCGGGCGCATCCAGGCGCTATCGGTGCGCTCGACGGAGTCGGTGGCCGGGGTGCAGCAGATTGCGCGCTCCGTGGACGACCTGCGCGCGAGGGCGTCCCGGCTGAAGGAGCTGGCCGCGCGCTTCACGGCGCAGCAGCCCGGAGACACGCCGCGCAGCTGA
- a CDS encoding RpnC/YadD family protein: MASVYDLILRRLVQGHPDQLLLLLFGPNAPTLVRAADTSLPQSERRADALLIVEAQGERFAVEVEVQAQPEAGFSRRLLDYAVRAHLREGLPVLPVALYLLPEAEGAPPPYTFACAGRRVLSFDFLVVRLWEVDFSLPTLQKPALLALSVMEQTAGPERATWAETRLRQEASLTEEERLDLLVVLGALAARRFGSQWLSQSLRSVMLDSPIWEELLAEERVKLRAQISAQVSAQISAQISAQISAQVRIQERARTLLQFAKARKLVLPPEAEQRLTQMDATTLEQLVELAFSEPEAAARALLAAVSPQGH; this comes from the coding sequence ATGGCGTCCGTCTATGACCTGATACTGCGGCGGCTGGTGCAGGGGCATCCCGACCAGCTGCTGCTCCTGCTCTTCGGCCCCAACGCGCCCACGCTGGTGCGTGCCGCCGACACCAGCCTGCCCCAGTCCGAGCGGCGCGCGGATGCGCTGCTCATCGTGGAGGCCCAGGGCGAGCGCTTCGCCGTGGAAGTAGAGGTGCAGGCCCAACCGGAGGCGGGCTTCTCGCGGAGGCTGCTGGACTACGCGGTGCGCGCGCACCTGCGCGAAGGCCTCCCGGTGCTGCCCGTCGCCCTGTACCTGCTTCCCGAGGCGGAGGGAGCACCCCCGCCCTACACCTTCGCCTGCGCCGGCCGGCGGGTCCTCTCGTTCGACTTCCTGGTGGTGCGGCTGTGGGAGGTGGACTTCTCCCTGCCCACCCTCCAGAAACCCGCCCTCCTTGCTCTCTCCGTCATGGAGCAGACGGCTGGACCCGAGCGGGCGACCTGGGCCGAGACCCGCTTGCGCCAGGAGGCGAGCCTGACCGAGGAGGAGCGGTTAGACTTGCTCGTGGTGCTGGGCGCCTTGGCCGCCCGTCGGTTTGGCAGTCAGTGGCTCAGCCAGTCGTTGAGGAGCGTCATGCTGGATTCACCTATCTGGGAAGAACTGCTGGCCGAGGAACGCGTGAAGTTGCGCGCTCAGATATCTGCTCAGGTATCCGCGCAGATATCTGCTCAGATATCCGCTCAGATATCCGCTCAGGTGCGCATCCAGGAGCGTGCCCGGACGTTGCTGCAATTCGCCAAGGCCCGGAAGCTCGTGCTCCCGCCTGAAGCCGAACAACGCCTCACGCAGATGGACGCCACCACCCTGGAGCAGCTTGTCGAGCTGGCCTTCAGCGAACCGGAGGCTGCCGCCAGGGCCCTGCTCGCCGCAGTCAGCCCACAGGGACACTGA
- a CDS encoding golvesin C-terminal-like domain-containing protein, protein MHPFRKPLATLTAALSLVACGPQESPPPETPAAVEDSRTPAQREAERTPYALDEAFAQAAREFDVPVDLLKAYAYAETRWEMVKGHEEFPGLSPAHGLMALRGSQVSEGARLTGRTEEAVRTEPEANIRAAAALLSAYADELQVDRSDVGAWAPAAVKLSGISNPDAQTQFVHQSVYSVMREGAVAHTPDGQVAVSLSPAEVEARFASPGVQAMAAGPDYAASIWRPSSNYNARPAGTDISMVVIHTCEGGYSGCWSWQVNPDSDVSAHYTVNESGSEITQLLRETDRGWHVAASYDCTLNGNVSCGLNGSSVNNFSVGIEHAGYASQSSFPAGQIDASAKLTCDITRDRTVVRDSYHIVAHGRLQPYNRTDPGPNWPWTTYINKVKSYCGDTTSSTIIDSNNANNDTSKYYVELAGTSWVSSTNVGGYYGSGYYVAPTAAVSEPVTFWFNLPAAATKTVDGWWTSATDRSTEAPFNVFNASGTKLGTVYVNQQTGGGNWNTLGTFNFSAGWNKVQVSRWTGAAGYVVADAVRIR, encoded by the coding sequence ATGCATCCGTTCCGTAAGCCGTTGGCCACCCTGACCGCCGCGCTGTCCCTGGTCGCTTGTGGTCCACAGGAGTCGCCTCCTCCCGAGACGCCAGCGGCCGTCGAGGACTCGCGCACGCCCGCCCAGCGCGAGGCCGAGCGCACCCCGTACGCGCTGGACGAAGCCTTCGCCCAAGCCGCCAGGGAGTTCGACGTCCCGGTCGACCTGCTCAAGGCCTACGCCTACGCCGAGACGCGGTGGGAGATGGTGAAGGGCCATGAGGAGTTCCCGGGCCTGTCCCCGGCGCACGGCCTGATGGCCCTGCGCGGCTCCCAGGTCTCCGAGGGCGCGCGGCTGACCGGACGCACCGAAGAAGCGGTACGCACCGAGCCCGAGGCCAACATCCGGGCCGCCGCGGCCCTGCTGTCCGCATACGCGGACGAGCTGCAGGTGGACCGCTCCGACGTGGGCGCGTGGGCCCCGGCCGCCGTGAAGCTCAGCGGCATCTCCAATCCCGACGCGCAGACGCAGTTCGTCCACCAATCCGTCTACAGCGTGATGCGCGAGGGCGCCGTGGCGCACACGCCCGACGGACAGGTGGCCGTGTCGCTGTCCCCCGCCGAAGTCGAAGCCCGGTTCGCCTCGCCCGGTGTGCAGGCGATGGCCGCGGGCCCGGACTACGCGGCCTCCATCTGGCGCCCCTCTAGCAACTACAACGCGCGTCCCGCGGGCACCGACATCTCGATGGTCGTCATCCACACCTGCGAGGGCGGCTACTCGGGCTGCTGGAGCTGGCAGGTGAACCCCGACTCCGACGTCAGCGCCCACTACACGGTGAACGAGAGCGGCAGCGAAATCACCCAGCTGTTGCGCGAGACGGACCGCGGCTGGCACGTGGCGGCCTCCTACGACTGCACCCTCAACGGCAACGTGAGCTGCGGCCTCAACGGGTCCTCCGTGAACAACTTCTCGGTGGGAATCGAGCACGCGGGCTACGCCAGCCAGTCGTCCTTCCCGGCGGGGCAGATTGACGCCTCGGCCAAGCTCACGTGCGACATCACCCGGGACCGCACGGTGGTGCGCGACAGCTACCACATCGTCGCGCACGGCCGGCTGCAGCCCTACAACCGCACGGACCCGGGTCCCAACTGGCCGTGGACCACGTACATCAACAAGGTGAAGTCGTACTGCGGGGACACCACCTCCAGCACCATCATCGACAGCAACAACGCCAACAACGACACCTCGAAGTATTACGTCGAGCTGGCGGGCACCAGTTGGGTCTCCTCCACCAACGTGGGCGGCTACTACGGCTCGGGCTACTACGTGGCCCCCACCGCGGCGGTGTCGGAGCCGGTGACGTTCTGGTTCAACCTGCCGGCGGCGGCCACCAAGACCGTGGATGGCTGGTGGACCTCGGCCACGGACCGCTCCACCGAGGCGCCCTTCAACGTGTTCAATGCGTCCGGCACCAAGCTGGGCACGGTGTACGTGAATCAGCAGACGGGCGGCGGCAACTGGAACACCCTGGGCACCTTCAACTTCTCCGCGGGCTGGAACAAGGTGCAGGTCAGCCGGTGGACCGGGGCCGCGGGCTATGTCGTCGCGGACGCCGTCCGCATCCGGTAG
- a CDS encoding M1 family aminopeptidase, giving the protein MSSTPFPCWMRKLCVAAALATLCLAAAGCDDEAPPVVLPGEIPANVRAYHYAFDLGTREARSTAYLDVAAPGGDCVTLDAPTGVSELRWNDTAPAHVEPVDGSLRVCGEPLSEGQLALGSRFLVPEQTYEYTPVGFSRTQDSAGNPFSYLLGWVEQCDRFGPCNDAPASQAHFVFDVVHADGEHTLCPGRRTQVSVTRTRCELLETPAPTYSAFAIASNPGWRRSEWLDVDGTKLIFFETQGGRLATSLSKADIADFLRWIQGLLGPLPYGPELRIAGAPTQWLGMEHPANIILRDTLPELPNREYADMTRHVLMHEIVHQWAGNRITLERANDFSWKEGIAEYLTYVHELSKWPADAARTRAHWDRVARTALHYPGTSDTPVPFLVFAGETYGTGSMLFFVQLEDLLPGGQASIVRAIQDFLSGPPGARSVADLQAALERESGEDLDDYFDAWVHGTGEADWPTFQADAVRSDGALRLTVTQSALQPGKVYPVKVVIRLKGATQVLDVAVDFGLHPTTGTLTVPVVFSEEVTSIGFDPDNRVVSWNVSASQLPLEAPPQHWIF; this is encoded by the coding sequence GTGTCCTCGACGCCGTTTCCCTGCTGGATGCGCAAGCTGTGTGTCGCCGCGGCGCTCGCCACGCTCTGCCTGGCCGCGGCCGGCTGCGATGACGAGGCGCCCCCTGTCGTCCTTCCTGGCGAGATTCCGGCCAACGTCCGGGCGTATCACTACGCCTTCGACCTCGGAACACGCGAGGCCCGGTCGACGGCCTATCTCGACGTGGCGGCTCCAGGCGGAGACTGCGTGACGCTGGATGCGCCCACGGGAGTCAGCGAGCTCCGCTGGAATGACACCGCCCCCGCTCATGTCGAGCCGGTGGACGGCTCGCTCCGTGTCTGCGGTGAGCCCCTCTCCGAGGGGCAGCTCGCACTCGGAAGCCGCTTCCTCGTCCCGGAGCAGACCTACGAGTACACGCCCGTCGGCTTCTCCCGCACCCAGGACTCCGCGGGCAATCCCTTCTCGTACCTGCTGGGCTGGGTCGAGCAGTGTGACCGGTTCGGCCCGTGCAATGACGCGCCCGCGAGCCAGGCCCATTTCGTCTTCGACGTGGTGCATGCCGACGGCGAACACACGCTGTGCCCGGGCCGGCGAACCCAGGTGAGCGTGACCCGGACACGCTGCGAGCTGCTGGAGACTCCCGCGCCCACCTACTCCGCCTTCGCCATCGCCTCGAACCCCGGCTGGAGAAGGTCGGAATGGCTCGACGTGGATGGCACGAAGCTCATCTTCTTCGAGACCCAGGGTGGCCGGCTCGCCACGTCACTCTCGAAGGCGGACATCGCCGACTTCCTGAGGTGGATCCAGGGCCTGCTGGGCCCGCTTCCCTACGGACCGGAGCTGCGCATCGCGGGGGCGCCGACCCAGTGGCTGGGCATGGAGCATCCCGCCAACATCATCCTGCGCGACACCCTGCCGGAGCTCCCCAACAGGGAATATGCGGACATGACGCGCCATGTCCTCATGCATGAAATCGTCCATCAGTGGGCGGGGAACCGCATCACCCTGGAGCGCGCGAATGACTTCTCCTGGAAGGAAGGCATCGCCGAGTACCTCACCTATGTCCATGAGCTGTCGAAGTGGCCGGCGGATGCGGCCAGGACACGGGCGCACTGGGACCGTGTGGCACGCACCGCGCTGCACTACCCCGGGACATCCGACACGCCGGTGCCCTTCCTGGTGTTCGCGGGAGAGACGTATGGCACCGGCTCGATGCTCTTCTTCGTGCAGCTCGAGGACCTGCTCCCCGGGGGGCAGGCCTCCATCGTGCGGGCCATCCAGGACTTCCTCTCCGGCCCTCCCGGCGCACGCAGCGTCGCGGACCTGCAGGCAGCGCTGGAGCGAGAGTCAGGAGAGGACCTGGACGACTACTTCGACGCCTGGGTCCATGGCACGGGCGAAGCGGACTGGCCCACCTTCCAGGCGGACGCCGTTCGAAGCGACGGAGCGCTGAGGCTGACGGTGACGCAGTCGGCCCTCCAGCCTGGAAAGGTCTACCCGGTCAAGGTGGTGATTCGGCTGAAGGGGGCCACCCAGGTGCTGGACGTCGCCGTCGACTTCGGGCTGCATCCCACGACGGGCACCCTCACCGTGCCCGTCGTATTCTCGGAAGAGGTGACCTCGATTGGCTTCGACCCTGACAACCGGGTCGTCAGCTGGAATGTCAGCGCCAGCCAGTTGCCGCTGGAGGCGCCGCCCCAGCATTGGATCTTCTAG
- a CDS encoding saccharopine dehydrogenase family protein, with the protein MKSEGSVVLVGGYGVVGAQLARLLRERHPDLPLVIAGRRREPAELLAGQLGGAEAAVLDVRAERPLAGLASRPRAVVSLVNDPEDRLLLSAARDGVPVLDITRWTSRMKTAVLRLAGTASRAPVLLSSAWMAGLVPRLVAASAPRLGRLERVEVGIRFSLTDAAGPDSLEYMDRLGLSFEVTEGGAERWVVPLTDGRRVTFSDGRHTRVFRLDTPEQATLPVVLGARTVATRLGFDSGAVTWLLAALQRLGVVKLLQHPRLTRLRRALMASNGTGGVAAWVADVEGARGRTRIEVVDPRGQAHLTAVGALLGVERLLGLDGAPPPPAGVWFPEHEPRAEHALAALRACGVEVRVEEQLQREAA; encoded by the coding sequence ATGAAGTCCGAGGGAAGCGTCGTGCTGGTGGGGGGCTATGGCGTGGTGGGAGCGCAGCTCGCCCGGCTGCTGCGGGAGCGGCATCCGGACCTGCCGCTGGTCATCGCCGGACGTCGGAGGGAGCCCGCCGAGCTGCTGGCGGGACAGCTCGGCGGGGCCGAGGCGGCGGTGCTGGACGTGCGCGCGGAGCGTCCGTTGGCCGGACTGGCCTCGCGGCCGCGGGCCGTCGTGTCGCTCGTCAACGACCCGGAGGACCGCCTCCTGCTGTCGGCCGCGCGAGACGGAGTGCCGGTGCTCGACATCACCCGCTGGACGTCGCGCATGAAGACGGCGGTGCTGCGGCTCGCGGGGACGGCCTCCCGCGCGCCCGTGCTGCTCAGCTCCGCGTGGATGGCGGGGCTCGTGCCCAGGCTGGTCGCCGCGTCGGCGCCACGGCTGGGGCGCCTCGAGCGCGTGGAGGTGGGCATCCGCTTCTCGCTCACCGACGCAGCCGGCCCGGACTCGCTGGAGTACATGGACCGGCTGGGGCTGTCCTTCGAGGTGACGGAAGGCGGAGCAGAGCGGTGGGTGGTGCCGCTGACGGACGGCCGGCGGGTGACCTTCTCCGACGGGCGGCACACGCGCGTCTTCCGGCTCGACACGCCCGAGCAGGCCACGCTGCCAGTGGTGCTGGGCGCCAGGACGGTGGCGACGCGGCTGGGGTTCGACTCGGGGGCCGTCACCTGGCTGCTCGCGGCGCTCCAGCGGCTCGGAGTCGTGAAGCTGCTCCAGCACCCGCGCCTGACCCGGCTGCGCCGCGCGCTCATGGCCAGCAATGGCACGGGCGGTGTCGCGGCGTGGGTGGCTGACGTGGAAGGAGCGCGGGGCCGCACGCGCATCGAGGTCGTGGACCCGCGGGGACAGGCGCACCTCACGGCGGTGGGGGCGCTGCTGGGCGTGGAGCGCCTGCTCGGGCTGGATGGCGCGCCCCCGCCCCCGGCCGGCGTGTGGTTCCCCGAGCACGAGCCCCGCGCCGAGCACGCGCTGGCGGCCCTGCGGGCCTGCGGCGTGGAGGTGCGCGTCGAGGAGCAGCTCCAGCGGGAGGCGGCCTGA